The following proteins come from a genomic window of Ursus arctos isolate Adak ecotype North America unplaced genomic scaffold, UrsArc2.0 scaffold_12, whole genome shotgun sequence:
- the S1PR1 gene encoding sphingosine 1-phosphate receptor 1 gives MGSTSIPLVKALRSPVSDYVNYDIIVRHYNYTGKLNISADKENGIKLSSVVFILICCFIILENIFVLLTIWKTKKFHRPMYYFIGNLALSDLLAGVAYTANLLLSGATTYKLTPAQWFLREGSMFVALSASVFSLLAIAIERYITMLKMKLHNGSNSFRSFLLISACWVISLILGGLPIMGWNCISALYNCSTVLPLYHKHYILFCTTVFTLLLLAIVILYCRIYSLVRTRSRRLTFRKNISKASRSSEKSLALLKTVIIVLSVFIACWAPLFILLLLDVGCKVKTCDILFRAEYFLVLAVLNSGTNPIIYTLTNKEMRRAFIRILSCCKCPSGDSAGKFKRPIIAGMEFSRSKSDNSSHPQKDDGDNPETIMSSGNVNSSS, from the coding sequence ATGGGGTCTACCAGCATCCCGCTGGTGAAGGCCCTCCGCAGTCCTGTCTCCGACTATGTCAACTATGACATCATCGTCCGGCATTATAACTATACAGGAAAGCTGAATATCAGCGCGGACAAGGAGAATGGCATTAAACTGAGCTCGGTGGTGTTCATTCTCATCTGCTGTTTTATCATCCTAGAGAACATCTTTGTCTTGCTGACCATTTGGAAAACCAAGAAGTTCCACCGACCTATGTACTATTTTATTGGCAACCTGGCCCTCTCAGACCTGTTGGCAGGGGTGGCTTACACAGCCAACCTGCTCTTGTCTGGCGCCACCACCTACAAGCTCACCCCCGCCCAGTGGTTTCTGCGGGAAGGGAGTATGTTTGTGGCCTTGTCTGCCTCCGTGTTCAGCCTCCTAGCCATCGCCATCGAACGCTATATCACAATGCTGAAAATGAAACTCCACAACGGGAGCAACAGCTTCCGCTCCTTCCTGCTGATCAGTGCCTGTTGGGTCATCTCCCTCATCCTGGGTGGCCTGCCCATCATGGGCTGGAACTGCATCAGCGCGCTGTACAACTGCTCCACGGTCCTGCCGCTCTACCACAAGCACTATATCCTCTTCTGCACCACTGTCTTCACGCTGCTCCTGCTCGCCATCGTCATCCTCTACTGCCGGATCTACTCCTTGGTCAGGACTCGGAGCCGGCGTCTGACCTTCCGCAAGAACATTTCTAAGGCCAGCCGCAGCTCCGAGAAGTCGCTGGCGCTGCTCAAGACCGTGATTATCGTCCTGAGCGTCTTCATCGCCTGCTGGGCGCCCCTTTTCATCCTGCTCCTGCTGGACGTGGGCTGCAAGGTGAAGACCTGCGACATCCTCTTCAGAGCGGAGTACTTCCTGGTGCTGGCAGTGCTCAACTCCGGCACAAACCCCATCATTTATACTCTGACCAACAAGGAGATGCGCCGAGCCTTCATCCGGATCCTGTCCTGCTGCAAGTGCCCCAGCGGGGACTCCGCGGGCAAATTCAAGCGACCCATCATCGCAGGCATGGAATTCAGCCGCAGTAAGTCGGACAACTCCTCCCACCCGCAGAAGGACGATGGGGACAACCCAGAGACGATTATGTCCTCTGGAAATGTCAACTCTTCTTCCTAA